From one Diorhabda carinulata isolate Delta chromosome 12, icDioCari1.1, whole genome shotgun sequence genomic stretch:
- the LOC130899850 gene encoding uncharacterized protein LOC130899850 has translation MADGSKKLFGGLSAYLSTFGGRDFTGHTNRILNFLFIYSLATNWNFCGKRGEKKAFKNLNVKDVIIGAVRKSSPLVSQKEIEDTIKVWLKHAPEKLKKQQHGNP, from the exons ATGGCGGACGGCAGCAAAAAGTTGTTTGGCGGTTTG tcggcatatctatcgacttttggagggagagattttactggacatacaaaccgcattttaaattttttgttcatttattctcttgcaactaattggaatttttgtggcaaacgaggtgagaaaaaggcttttaaaaacttaaacgtaaaggatgtgattattg gtgCTGTAAGAAAAAGCTCCCCTCTAGTCAgtcagaaagaaatagaagataccatcaaggtgtggttgaaacatgcaccagagaaattgaaaaagcagcaGCATGGCAAcccgtaa